A single Cetobacterium somerae ATCC BAA-474 DNA region contains:
- a CDS encoding type II secretion system protein, whose translation MKKKKNKGFSVIEIVLVLGVIGILSSFIAPKVRDYLALAKDSKAINTLQSLRMANETYYLENGNYPSSKDNNMSEILVELSKYVGDKFELVENELLIDIGGSKESAETKEIKYGGKVKVDLNSSKEFILTPHGDTSNFNIRGDEWSKL comes from the coding sequence ATGAAAAAGAAAAAAAATAAAGGATTTAGTGTAATTGAAATAGTTTTAGTTTTAGGTGTAATAGGTATTTTAAGTAGTTTTATAGCTCCAAAAGTGAGGGATTACTTAGCTCTTGCAAAGGATTCAAAAGCAATAAATACACTTCAAAGTTTAAGAATGGCAAATGAAACTTATTATTTGGAAAATGGAAATTATCCAAGTTCAAAAGATAATAATATGAGTGAGATTTTAGTAGAATTATCAAAATATGTAGGAGATAAATTTGAGTTAGTAGAAAATGAGCTTTTAATAGATATTGGAGGAAGTAAAGAAAGTGCAGAAACTAAAGAGATAAAATACGGTGGAAAAGTAAAAGTAGATTTAAATAGTAGCAAAGAGTTTATATTAACTCCTCATGGGGATACATCTAATTTTAATATAAGGGGAGATGAATGGTCAAAGTTATAG